In Bombus vancouverensis nearcticus unplaced genomic scaffold, iyBomVanc1_principal scaffold0079, whole genome shotgun sequence, one genomic interval encodes:
- the LOC143305077 gene encoding venom serine protease Bi-VSP-like, with protein MVNQLNLSICTYVLIVCCMIEYRIGAWPWIPALGFRNPRNPDKPLWKCGGSLITARHVLTTAHCAHMDGIENIHNHNIAILRLVEEVPFSSKSSNSIYIYIYICY; from the exons atggtaaaccagctgaacttg agtatttgtacgtatgtacttatcgtctgctgtatgatcgaatatcgaatag gcgcttggccatggatccctgcattaggttttcgtaatccccgaaacccagacaaaccactatggaagtgcggaggttccctgataacggctaggcatgttttgaccacagcacattgtgcacatatggatggaatagaaaacatacacaatcataatattgccattcttagattggtggaggaggtgccattttcgagtaagtcctcaaatagcatatatatatatatatatatatgctattga